AAGACCATATTGAACATTGTTTGGTAGAAGCTGTAAAAGAAAATGACCAAGCAGCTATTGATAAATTAAAAGAAGCTATTGATAAATTTGTGAAATAACAACCCTTAGAAATACATTCTAAGGGTTTTGTATTTTGCATACAAAATTTCGTGAAAATTAGAATAAATTAACGAAGTATTGTATTTTTTGATAATCAATGCTAAATTAAATAAATAGTAGACTTTTTATATTATTTTTGTAAAAAGAATGTATTTTAATTATAAATTTGTTAGCTAGGATGAATGAAATGATAACAATTAATGCCAATGCAAAAATAAACCTTACTTTAGATATATTAGGTAAACGTGATGATGGATATCATGAAGTTAGTATGATAATGCAATCAATTAATTTATTTGATACATTGACGTTGAAAAAATTGAATACAAAAGATATTATTTTGCATGGTGATGTTCGCGGTGTAGAAAATGTGCAAGATAATTTAATTTATAAAGCAGTAAAATTGTTTTTAGATACATACAAAATACAAAATGGAGTAGAGATTGAACTTATTAAACGCATTCCTATAGCCGCAGGATTAGCTGGTGGTAGTACTGATGCAGCGGCTACACTGCGCGGATTAAATGAATTATTTGAAATGAATTTATCTGTGATGTCTTTGTGCAAATTAGGTGAAAAACTAGGTTCTGATGTTCCGTTTTGTATTATGGGTGGCACGATGCTTGCCACAGGTAGAGGCGAGATTTTAGCACAAGTTGCTGATATGCCGAAGGTGAATTTAGTTTTAGTTAAACCTAAAATAGACGTTTCTACTGCATGGGTATATAAAAATTATCATAAAGTAGAAAATGAAGTAGTTCATCCTGATAATAAGAAGATGCGTAAAGCATTAATTTTAAAAGATATAAATCAAATTTGTGCTTGTTTAAAAAATGTATTAGAATATGTAACTATTAAACAGTATCCACAAATTAATGATATAAAAGAGAAATTATGTAGCTATGGTGCCAAGACGGCGATGATGTCGGGCAGTGGGCCTACTGTATTTGCTATAGTAGAAAATAAAATTTTAGCTGAAGAAATCGCAGCAAAGATAAAAAATGATTTTGATGCCGAAGTATTTACAGTAGAAACAGCTTCAAAAAATTTTTAATGGAGGCGTTTGTATGAATAATAAACTTGCACCTATAAAATTGGATAGTTATCAACCACTGCGTGAAGTGGTTTTTGAAACACTTAGAGATGCTATACGCAAAGGTATTTTGAAACCGGGTGAACGTTTAATGGAAATTCATTTAGCAGAACAGCTCGGTGTTAGTCGTACTCCAGTAAGAGAAGCTATACGCAAATTGGAGCTTGAAGGCTATGTAATCATGATGCCACGTCGTGGTACATATGTATCAAATTTATCCATTAAAGATATCAATGAAGTTTTTGAAATTCGCACATCATTAGATTCACTAGCAAGTGGTTTAGCAGCTGAACGTATAACAGATGATGAATTAGA
The window above is part of the Megamonas hypermegale genome. Proteins encoded here:
- the ispE gene encoding 4-(cytidine 5'-diphospho)-2-C-methyl-D-erythritol kinase; translated protein: MITINANAKINLTLDILGKRDDGYHEVSMIMQSINLFDTLTLKKLNTKDIILHGDVRGVENVQDNLIYKAVKLFLDTYKIQNGVEIELIKRIPIAAGLAGGSTDAAATLRGLNELFEMNLSVMSLCKLGEKLGSDVPFCIMGGTMLATGRGEILAQVADMPKVNLVLVKPKIDVSTAWVYKNYHKVENEVVHPDNKKMRKALILKDINQICACLKNVLEYVTIKQYPQINDIKEKLCSYGAKTAMMSGSGPTVFAIVENKILAEEIAAKIKNDFDAEVFTVETASKNF